The following proteins are co-located in the Acinetobacter shaoyimingii genome:
- the argJ gene encoding bifunctional glutamate N-acetyltransferase/amino-acid acetyltransferase ArgJ — MAVGDVTMPQMHVVQGVKIGSAEAYVRYPNRRDLVVFEFAEGTNVAGVFTQNAFCAAPVHICKAHLAENNPRYLVINTGNANAGTGPTGMQNAKTTCTSLAELTHVSASEILPFSTGVIGEQLPMDRLLKGLQPALDTLNSNAWVDAAKGIMTTDTLPKGASEQFELDGVTYTMTGISKGAGMIRPNMATMLGFIATDVPISRPLVQQLLKTSVEQSFNRITIDGDTSTNDSCIFAATGQAGGVEIASEDDSRYAVVLEVLSCVMKRLAQLIVRDGEGATKFMTVAVEGGANTQECCDIAYSIAHSPLVKTAFFASDPNWGRILAAIGYAGVPNLDVEKIQVWLDNVQICKDGGAAADYTEEAGAKVMAQSEITIRVDLGRGQAKDTVYTCDLSYDYVKINADYRS; from the coding sequence ATGGCGGTGGGTGACGTAACAATGCCACAGATGCATGTGGTACAAGGTGTAAAAATTGGCTCGGCAGAAGCATATGTTCGTTATCCAAATCGACGTGATCTGGTTGTTTTTGAATTCGCTGAAGGCACGAATGTAGCAGGTGTATTTACCCAAAATGCATTCTGTGCAGCACCTGTACATATCTGTAAAGCTCATTTGGCAGAAAACAATCCGCGTTATTTAGTCATTAATACAGGGAATGCCAATGCAGGAACAGGTCCTACAGGCATGCAAAATGCCAAGACAACCTGCACAAGCTTAGCTGAATTGACACACGTCTCTGCAAGTGAAATTTTACCTTTTTCAACAGGCGTGATTGGTGAACAATTGCCAATGGATCGTCTGTTAAAAGGTTTACAGCCAGCTTTAGATACGCTCAATTCAAATGCATGGGTCGATGCTGCAAAAGGCATTATGACCACTGATACTTTGCCTAAAGGTGCATCTGAGCAGTTTGAACTTGACGGTGTGACGTACACCATGACGGGTATTTCAAAAGGTGCAGGCATGATTCGTCCAAATATGGCGACCATGCTGGGCTTTATTGCAACAGATGTGCCAATTTCACGTCCCTTGGTTCAACAGTTACTGAAAACCTCAGTAGAGCAGTCATTTAACCGCATTACCATTGATGGTGACACCTCCACCAATGACTCTTGTATATTTGCTGCGACAGGGCAAGCAGGCGGTGTTGAAATCGCATCAGAGGACGATTCGCGTTATGCAGTGGTCTTAGAGGTGCTTTCATGCGTGATGAAACGTCTTGCACAATTAATTGTTCGCGATGGTGAAGGTGCGACTAAGTTCATGACTGTGGCAGTAGAAGGTGGTGCAAATACCCAAGAATGCTGCGATATTGCTTATAGCATTGCGCATTCCCCATTGGTAAAAACGGCTTTCTTTGCATCTGATCCAAACTGGGGGCGTATTCTGGCAGCCATTGGTTATGCTGGCGTACCCAATTTAGATGTAGAAAAAATTCAAGTTTGGTTGGATAATGTACAGATCTGCAAAGATGGTGGGGCAGCTGCAGATTATACTGAAGAAGCGGGCGCTAAAGTCATGGCGCAATCTGAGATTACCATTCGTGTGGATTTGGGTCGAGGCCAAGCGAAAGATACTGTATATACCTGTGATCTTTCCTACGATTACGTCAAAATAAATGCCGATTATCGTTCTTAA
- the nadA gene encoding quinolinate synthase NadA, whose product MNDATNLIANEAKSIVQAHLDHLGEPKDVRLTDAEKKQKFEQIKDELEKRNAVLVAHYYCDHDVQELAELTGGCVSDSLEMARFGRDHPAKTLVVAGVKFMGETAKILSPEKTILMPTLEATCSLDLGCPVDEFTAFCDAHPDHTVVVYANTSAAVKARADWVVTSSCAVEIIEHLDSLGEKIIWAPDQHLGRYIQKKTGADMLLWDGSCIVHEEFRARGIAQMKALYPNAAVLVHPESPESVIDIADAVGSTSQLIKAAQTLEQDTMIVATDRGIFYKMQQAVPNKTLIEAPTAGEGATCRSCAHCPWMAMNELDGILHVLQNSDQEVFVDQKLAARAKLPLDRMLNFNAALKR is encoded by the coding sequence ATGAATGATGCAACCAATTTAATTGCCAACGAAGCAAAATCGATTGTGCAAGCACATTTGGATCATTTAGGTGAGCCTAAAGATGTTCGATTAACTGATGCAGAAAAGAAGCAGAAATTTGAACAAATCAAAGATGAGCTTGAAAAACGCAATGCGGTATTGGTCGCACATTATTATTGTGATCATGATGTTCAGGAGCTCGCAGAGCTCACAGGTGGCTGCGTTTCAGATTCTTTAGAAATGGCGCGATTTGGTCGGGATCATCCAGCAAAGACATTGGTGGTGGCTGGTGTAAAATTTATGGGAGAAACTGCCAAGATCTTATCGCCTGAAAAAACCATCTTAATGCCAACCTTAGAAGCAACATGTTCGCTTGACCTTGGATGTCCAGTCGACGAGTTTACAGCGTTCTGTGATGCGCATCCTGACCATACTGTGGTGGTATATGCCAATACATCTGCAGCAGTAAAAGCACGGGCAGATTGGGTAGTGACATCGAGCTGTGCAGTTGAGATTATTGAACATCTCGATAGTTTGGGTGAGAAAATTATTTGGGCACCTGATCAGCATCTAGGGCGTTATATTCAAAAGAAAACCGGTGCAGATATGTTGCTTTGGGATGGTTCGTGCATTGTGCATGAAGAATTCCGTGCACGTGGAATAGCCCAAATGAAAGCACTCTATCCAAATGCTGCTGTCTTGGTTCATCCCGAATCACCAGAATCAGTGATTGATATTGCAGATGCTGTTGGAAGTACCTCGCAACTGATTAAAGCTGCACAGACTTTAGAACAAGACACCATGATTGTTGCGACTGATCGAGGTATTTTCTACAAAATGCAACAAGCTGTGCCTAACAAGACTTTAATTGAAGCGCCAACAGCCGGAGAAGGGGCGACTTGTCGTTCTTGTGCACATTGTCCGTGGATGGCAATGAATGAATTAGACGGAATTTTGCATGTTTTACAAAATTCTGATCAAGAAGTATTCGTTGATCAAAAGCTTGCAGCACGTGCTAAATTACCACTTGATCGAATGTTGAACTTTAATGCTGCTTTAAAGCGTTAA